In Castor canadensis chromosome 11, mCasCan1.hap1v2, whole genome shotgun sequence, a single genomic region encodes these proteins:
- the Rsad1 gene encoding radical S-adenosyl methionine domain-containing protein 1, mitochondrial isoform X2 produces MVLSRAAARSYVAAAKAAQRRHRVDGTGKSPSPPPASQRAALYVHWPYCEKRCSYCHFNKYIPRGVEEAAMRNCLVIEAQTLLRFSGVRRVDSVFFGGGTPSLASPHTVAAVLEAVAQAAHLPADSEVTLEANPTSAPSPKLAGFGAAGVNRLSIGLQLSLERGTALFAQVQQGTLPAPDPELAAEMYQEGRAILQEAGFRQYEVSNFARNGALSTHNWTYWQCGQYLGIGPGAHGRFMPHGAEGYVREARIQTLEPDNWMKEVMLFGHGTRKRVPLSKLELLEECVALGLRTDVGITHQHWQRFEPQLTLWDVFGASREVKELLQQGLLLLDHRGLRCSWKGLAVLDSLLLTLLPLLQEAWQQRVPSPVTEG; encoded by the exons ATGGTTCTCTCCCGGGCAGCGGCCCGCAGCTATGTGGCAGCTGCCAAAGCGGCTCAGAGGCGCCACCGCGTGGACGGCACAGGAAAGTCCCCCAGTCCTCCGCCTGCGAGCCAGCGCGCTGCGCTTTACGTGCAT TGGCCCTATTGTGAGAAGCGCTGCAGCTACTGCCACTTCAATAAGTACATCCCCCGCGGTGTGGAGGAGGCGGCCATGCGCAACTGTCTGGTGATCGAGGCGCAGACGCTGCTGCGGTTCAGCGGAGTGCGACG GGTGGACTctgtattttttggtggtgggaccCCCAGTCTGGCCAGCCCCCACACCGTGGCCGCTGTCCTGGAGGCGGTGGCACAGGCAGCCCACCTGCCTGCAGACTCGGAAGTCACACTGGAGGCTAACCCCACTTCAGCCCCAAGCCCCAAGCTGGCAGGCTTTGGGGCAGCGGGAGTCAACAGGTTGTCTATTGGCCTTCAG CTGTCCCTGGAGCGGGGCACCGCACTCTTTGCCCAGGTACAGCAGGGCACCCTTCCTGCACCGGACCCGGAGCTTGCTGCTGAGATGTACCAGGAAGGTCGGGCCATCCTTCAGGAGGCTGGCTTCCGTCAGTATGAAGTCTCCAATTTCGCCAGGAAT GGGGCGCTCAGTACCCACAATTGGACTTACTGGCAGTGTGGTCAGTACCTTGGCATTGGGCCTG GGGCTCATGGCCGATTTATGCCCCATGGGGCTGAAGGCTACGTCCGGGAAGCTCGGATCCAGACGCTGGAGCCTGACAACTGGATGAAGGAGGTGATGCTGTTTGGTCATGGTACCCGGAAGCGTGTCCCCCTGAGCAAGCTGGAGCT GCTGGAGGAGTGTGTGGCCCTGGGGCTACGCACTGATGTGGGGATCACTCACCAG CACTGGCAGCGGTTTGAGCCCCAGCTAACTCTGTGGGATGTGTTTGGAGCGAGCAGGGAGGTGAAGGAGCTGCTACAACAGGGCCTGTTGCTGCTGGACCACAG GGGTCTCCGCTGTTCCTGGAAGGGTCTGGCTGTGCTGGACTCTCTGCTGCTGACCCTTCTGCCTCTACTCCAAGAGGCCTGGCAGCAGAGAGTACCCTCACCTGTGACAGAAGGATGA
- the Rsad1 gene encoding radical S-adenosyl methionine domain-containing protein 1, mitochondrial isoform X1 — MVLSRAAARSYVAAAKAAQRRHRVDGTGKSPSPPPASQRAALYVHWPYCEKRCSYCHFNKYIPRGVEEAAMRNCLVIEAQTLLRFSGVRRVDSVFFGGGTPSLASPHTVAAVLEAVAQAAHLPADSEVTLEANPTSAPSPKLAGFGAAGVNRLSIGLQSLDDTELQLLGRTHSARDALQTLAEARRLFPGRVSVDLMLGLPAQKVGPWLGQLQELLRHCDDHLSLYQLSLERGTALFAQVQQGTLPAPDPELAAEMYQEGRAILQEAGFRQYEVSNFARNGALSTHNWTYWQCGQYLGIGPGAHGRFMPHGAEGYVREARIQTLEPDNWMKEVMLFGHGTRKRVPLSKLELLEECVALGLRTDVGITHQHWQRFEPQLTLWDVFGASREVKELLQQGLLLLDHRGLRCSWKGLAVLDSLLLTLLPLLQEAWQQRVPSPVTEG; from the exons ATGGTTCTCTCCCGGGCAGCGGCCCGCAGCTATGTGGCAGCTGCCAAAGCGGCTCAGAGGCGCCACCGCGTGGACGGCACAGGAAAGTCCCCCAGTCCTCCGCCTGCGAGCCAGCGCGCTGCGCTTTACGTGCAT TGGCCCTATTGTGAGAAGCGCTGCAGCTACTGCCACTTCAATAAGTACATCCCCCGCGGTGTGGAGGAGGCGGCCATGCGCAACTGTCTGGTGATCGAGGCGCAGACGCTGCTGCGGTTCAGCGGAGTGCGACG GGTGGACTctgtattttttggtggtgggaccCCCAGTCTGGCCAGCCCCCACACCGTGGCCGCTGTCCTGGAGGCGGTGGCACAGGCAGCCCACCTGCCTGCAGACTCGGAAGTCACACTGGAGGCTAACCCCACTTCAGCCCCAAGCCCCAAGCTGGCAGGCTTTGGGGCAGCGGGAGTCAACAGGTTGTCTATTGGCCTTCAG TCCCTGGACGACACTGAGCTGCAGCTGCTGGGGCGGACACACTCGGCCAGGGATGCCCTGCAGACGTTGGCAGAGGCCCGGCGTCTCTTCCCTGGCCGTGTATCTGTGGACCTGATGCTGGGGCTGCCAGCACAGAAGGTGGGGCCGTGGCTCGGGCAACTGCAGGAGCTGCTGCGCCACTGTGACGACCACCTCTCCCTCTACCAGCTGTCCCTGGAGCGGGGCACCGCACTCTTTGCCCAGGTACAGCAGGGCACCCTTCCTGCACCGGACCCGGAGCTTGCTGCTGAGATGTACCAGGAAGGTCGGGCCATCCTTCAGGAGGCTGGCTTCCGTCAGTATGAAGTCTCCAATTTCGCCAGGAAT GGGGCGCTCAGTACCCACAATTGGACTTACTGGCAGTGTGGTCAGTACCTTGGCATTGGGCCTG GGGCTCATGGCCGATTTATGCCCCATGGGGCTGAAGGCTACGTCCGGGAAGCTCGGATCCAGACGCTGGAGCCTGACAACTGGATGAAGGAGGTGATGCTGTTTGGTCATGGTACCCGGAAGCGTGTCCCCCTGAGCAAGCTGGAGCT GCTGGAGGAGTGTGTGGCCCTGGGGCTACGCACTGATGTGGGGATCACTCACCAG CACTGGCAGCGGTTTGAGCCCCAGCTAACTCTGTGGGATGTGTTTGGAGCGAGCAGGGAGGTGAAGGAGCTGCTACAACAGGGCCTGTTGCTGCTGGACCACAG GGGTCTCCGCTGTTCCTGGAAGGGTCTGGCTGTGCTGGACTCTCTGCTGCTGACCCTTCTGCCTCTACTCCAAGAGGCCTGGCAGCAGAGAGTACCCTCACCTGTGACAGAAGGATGA